The Oncorhynchus masou masou isolate Uvic2021 chromosome 6, UVic_Omas_1.1, whole genome shotgun sequence genome has a window encoding:
- the LOC135542209 gene encoding transmembrane protein 51-like, protein MCTSGVPASSSQGVSRSGSSYALCALGVALIALGIVMIVWSMVPGDATPTTMTPGNSSITVPADHGEEDKEAAKTLSIAYVLVGTGVAMLLLSICLGVRNKRRKHQRRQETRAVGVRFVDHVSGEAGENLGEPVPVYNVPSYEEAVTSGQFPIRQSNLRQSNSQLPSYEDLICAVENQGEGPSAAPVKEAHPSSPTPEPQPAAAANPHSSSRASRILRPNRVRRIKSEKLHLKDFRFNIRNPTDAKVTIEPITPPPQYDSKIPEF, encoded by the exons ATGTGTACCAGTGGTGTTCCAGCCAGCTCCAGCCAGGGGGTCAGCCGGTCGGGCTCCTCGTATGCCCTGTGTGCCCTTGGGGTGGCACTCATAGCCCTGGGCATCGTCATGATTGTGTGGTCAATGGTTCCCGGGGATGCTACCCCGACAACCATGACTCCAGGCAACTCCAGTATAACAGTGCCAGCAGACCATGGTGAGGAAGACAAGGAAGCAGCGAAGACCTTATCAATAGCCTATGTGCTGGTGGGGACAGGggtggccatgctgctgctgtCTATCTGCCTGGGGGTGAGGAACAAGCGGAGGAAGCACCAGAGAAGACAGGAGACACGGGCCGTAGGAGTCCGCTTCGTGGACCATGTGTCTGGGGAGGCAGGAGAGAA TTTAGGTGAGCCAGTCCCAGTCTACAACGTGCCCAGCTATGAGGAGGCGGTCACCAGTGGCCAGTTCCCCATCCGCCAGAGCAACTTACGCCAGAGCAACTCCCAGCTGCCTTCCTACGAGGACCTCATCTGTGCTGTGGAAAACCAGGGGGAGGGACCAAGTGCTGCCCCAGTTAAGGAGGCTCATCCTAGCAGTCCCACTCCTGAGCCCCAGCCCGCCGCTGCAGCCAACCCCCACAGCAGTAGCCGGGCCAGCCGGATACTACGGCCCAACAGGGTACGCAGAATCAAGTCTGAGAAACTCCATCTGAAGGACTTTCGTTTTAACATTCGCAACCCTACTGATGCGAAGGTGACCATTGAACCAATCACTCCGCCACCACAGTACGACAGCAAGATACCTGAGTTCTGA